Genomic segment of Oscarella lobularis chromosome 13, ooOscLobu1.1, whole genome shotgun sequence:
GAATATTCAATTGGAATACATCTCCATGTGATTTCAATTTAGTTTACCTAAAACCTTCTTCAAAGTCAATGTCGACGTGGCGAGGATCGACGCAGTCGACGATAATTCCTAGAAAGATTGGCTAGTCGTTTGAAAGAGTGTTACTGGTTTATTCGACCTCGAAAATAGTAACCGGATATCTCGTCCCTTGCTAGGACCTTGCGGCCCTTTGAAAATCGTCCAGttttctgcaaaagaaacgcatgaagataaaaattgtcccattACTATCTTACGTTGGGATGAGCCTTTGGAACCGAAGAATCCGATTTTGTTGAGGTGGACTTGAAGTCAGTCAACGAAGGACTCTAAATGAATATAAGGAAGCATAtcttcttttaattaaaggcaCCTCGTCGGGCTTTTGAGCCAATCTAAGCGCTTCTGATTGCTTTAAATAGAGCAACGCCTTGTCTATTTCCTCATCCAAAAGCGAAATATCTGCCTTTTTGGCCGGCCAGTCTGACTGACGTGCTAATCGCATGGTCAGCAGATCCCTATTGCTTCGAAAGGAAACAGCATCCTTAGACAAAGCCGAACTACAcgacataaataaataaaaagcgTTTCCACTAAAACACATATACTTAACTCACTCTTCCTTAGAATCTTGAGACAGAGCTTTCCATACCAAAGCGTTCAGACGTTTTTCGTACGTGGCCATGGCGTCCTTGAGTCGCTCCTCATAGCGAGACAGATTGACAGCCTGGGGATTGACGAGACGAATCTCTTTCCCGTCTTCGGATACGTGACGCACAGGCAAGAGAGAGTCGAACACtctcgattcgacgctctTGTTGAGAATGTCGACTTGAGTGGGTTTGTGTTCAATGAACGTCGGTTGAAGAACCGATAAAAGGGTAAGTCCTTTGGCCACCAAACCGTGCTTCTTCAGCCATCTAAAGTACAGATGCTCTCAAGTAAAAATCTGCATAGGGAGCAGGGAGGAAACGAACTTTTTTGACGAAAGAGACAGTGGGCTATGGGAAAAAAATGTATAAAAAACTATGTGCTAGAACTCTATTCTACTTACCGAAGTTTCTTGCCTGCTGTGGAATTGCTATCATCGCGAACAGACACGTCTATGGAAAAACAGATTAGTCTTAATAAAACGTTGTACACATACGTAATTCCTCGCCTCTTGGTGGGGATGATCTTGACGTATGTAGTGCGCGtttggagaattttttttcgactACCAAACATTCTTCCCTCAGTTCGTCGAGTCGTTCGAGTTCCGTTTCGGCTGCCTCCAGTTCTTCCCTTATGAGATGAACGTCTTCGGATTCGTACGGTCGCGGCGTCACGGAGAAGAGCTCAAAGGGACGCTGCTCATCCGAGTAGAAATGATATCGGCCGCCAGTCAATCCGGCTAATTTGTGCAAGAATTGATTCGCTTCGGGATCGTCGCAATTGAACGATATCGGATGAATTGGAACAATGCAGCGATGCTGAAAGTGCTTGAGAATGAAGTCGGGCGGCTGATCGGGACGACCGTCGGTGAGGAGATAGAGCGCTTGGGTGCTGGGATCTCTGAGtgcgagaaagagagcgtcgTAGACATTCGTGCTGCCCGATGCCGAGAGAGAATTGACCCAGTCCAACGCCAAGGAAATGTTCTGCAAGCAGTGGAGTGTTGAgattatatataaaatttCCTGCTTACCTGTGGAGTGACTTCGGCGAGTTGGGGTCTCCAGCCTTCAGCCTTCGTGCCAAAATGAATTACATTGAATTTGGATCGAAATCTCAATTGCTCCTAGAAACGGCAAGTGctcctttttgtctttctatatatatatatatattatataagTATCTACCTTAACCAAGAAGTCGAATTTTTCCTTGACAATGTCAAGATGGTTTtccatcgacgaagacgtgtCCAGAAGAACGGTCACGTTATCCTCAACTATCGTCCCAAATAATTCGCGACTGCCTTTCTTTAGCCAGGCCAATCTTAAGAGGAAAAGACTCAAGCTAGAACAAAGCCTAGTCTATCATATGTACCTAGTCTTGTATTTATCCAGTGCAGCTAAGACTTTCAGCCTGTGCTGCTCGTAGGCGAACTGTGAAAGGAACACGTGGCGAACGCTGCCATCGTTCCACCTAAGCAACTAAGTCTTTAGAGGCAAGTCTCTAGCGACACGGCTACTACCGTACCTCACGTGTGCAAATCGGCCACAGTACTTAGCATCGATTACTGTTTGGTTAGAAACCTGCGTATCCTGATGTTAATTAATGGAATATTTTTGCTTATTTTGGGAATACCGAGGGACTATCGGGGTTTGCATGTACTGGTGCCCGTCGAATGTCGACGACCGATTTGCAATGTCTGAAGGATACTGTTGAAACGAGGTcacgaaagagaagattcTTGGCTTTGAGGCTGTGTTTCTGAACGAGGCATTAGGtgtaattattattatagtAATATCTTACGTCCAGCCAATCTCTTGAGCTCATAGAAGACTCCTCGCTTCTAAATTCACTTCCAGTAGATCCGACTGGTAAATAAACATacttatgtatttatttatttttagctgaTTACATTCAATTTCCGGCTCGGTTTGCTTGTCTCGCCTCACGTCTTCGTAAAGGGCCGTCATTTCGGCCAAGACGTCGCTCGCCTTTTGCAGTTCGTCAAACATAAGCTGAACGTTCTCGCACACTATTTCCGCGTTCTCATCCGCGAGcccattcgacgtcgagtgcGCCGTCTCCAAGCCCCCCATTCCAGGACAAACGCTGGGATGAGCATGAAACCTAgataagagagaaaaacgtcatttACGTCATGCTCCCACGTTTGTCAGACATAAAGAGCGGGCGCGGCAGGTGACTGGGATCGTTAGCATCTTTAATCTTAGGATTGCGGTCACCTGTTCATTTTTAACAGGTGACCTCAAACCACAAGTCATCTTTGAGGACCACCTAAGTTACATGGAAATTTCATCATGCTATCAATCATAccttccttctccttttgtcGCCAGGCTTCGAAGTCGAGACAGTCTCGATTTATTGGTGCAGTTATACGCTATCACGTGAAGCAacattttctttcctttcatCTAGTAATTATAATAGAGTTCTGATGAGGACTTTCCTTTCCTCCTCTGTTTCTGACCTTTCTGACGAACACGTTTGCTTCTGATTTCAAAAACTCCCCGTTTGTTACCAGGTAGGTCGCCTGGGCTCCTTCGTCTCGACTTGCTCTCAAGACGGCGTCTGTGATCACGGTTCGATCAGGCAAGGAGCTCCCGTCTTCTGATTTTGTTCTCTCCATCAGCCAATCGGATAAGGAATCCAGATTTGGCGTAGAAACCGATTCTCGCCATTCCACGAATCCGCTCCTTCCacacctgtaataaaatgAAACAGGAATCCCAAAACTTCAACTTTGTAAAATGATTTACCAAATTATGTTGACTTTTCCCAATGCAGATAGTTGCTCTTCGACCCAATGAACCAAATCGTTTCTCAAGCTCTTTAGGTAAGCTTCCCCACCGCCGCTACTCGTTGAATCAATAACAATTCCAACGCTCATTTCCTCGACGATTCCCAAAACATATCGACTACCAAAGCAAaactcttttaattaattaattgaaaaaaatgaagttTTCTATTACCTTCCTGACGATATCCAGTCAAGTCGTTCTCTATATAAACGAATTTGATTGAGTAATTTTTGACGTACAGATAAAAGTCTCGACTCTCCGCAGCAAATCTAGAAATTCGATGAATCGAACAGATTAGCCACCACTGTATACCGTACATTGTAAAGAGTTCCGTCGCGATCTTgaaacaaaggaaaaagatCGTCGCTATATTTGGCAGAAATTTCCTTCCTCAAAACCGTCACTCTTTCTGTATGAGCGTAAAATGATGATATCGTGCCGCGAGAATTAGTCTCGCGATTGACCTGATCGTTTCTTGAAGCCAATCGACTGAAGAAGATGCTTCAAAGTCAGCCTTTGTGCGCTCAGGCCGTACGTCTGTTGTAGGGAGCCCGCGATGAAGAGCTGCGCGATACGACGGAGAGTAGGACGAATCGTACCTTTAGCCACGTGGAGGAGGACAGCGTGGCTCGAACTGGATTGCGACCGTCCGTCATCACGCGAGGCGAAGCGGATAAACCTTGTTGTTGCACTCTCGTTGCTAACGTTGCTACGGAACAGGCGGTTCGCGTACGCTAAAACGAGCCACACCCAAATCTTAAGAATTTCTCCGCCCAACAATGTAGTCAACATTGAGACTTTGACATTCCGGTAAGCAGTATGTGAAACAAAGGACCGGCGGAAAGCAGCAATCGTGACAGCCCATAAGCAATGCAATACCAGCTCTTGCGCACCAAAATCGAAATTGTCCGGCTTGTACATTTTGGAGTCGCACTGGACAAAGAATGCAGAGGCGTTCATGATGAAGGGTGGCCCACGTACAAGAATAGCCGTTTTTTACGCCTACTTTTTCTTAGCAACCATCCCGgaagcgtgacgtcagacaaACATCCCCTTGACGCAATCAAGCGGAAGAGCATGCTTGCATAAATAGAAAGTCCTTGGGTGCGGTGCGTCAGTTCGTTGCCGGGAGAAGTACGAAGAAGAACGCGTGTACAGCGAATCCCGTTCAAGAAACGATGACCGCCGCGCCAAAAACGGTCAAAGTCGTTACCGTCGGAGACGGAGCGTGCGGCAAAAGCAGCCTATTGCTTCGCTTTTGTAAGGACCTCGTGATACAGGTAACGTCGCGGAAACTCTACGATGTACGACCTAAATAATCGAGTCCCTTAGAAATACGAACCGACGTTGTTCGAGAATTACGCCGCCGAAATCGAACTGCGACCAGATCTCAACCTAGAACTGGCACTCTTCGACACGGCAGGTATACAGTAGCCTATGTTGATAGGGACCACCCCTATAGCGCAAACACCTCCCCCAGGAAAAAAAAGGGACCTGACTATGCACGCAGTCCTTTCGCTTCCGACCCCCTCCACTTTCTAATTCACCGACAATCCGTCCGCCTTCGCCGCAAGGCGGAttgcaaaaacaaaaaagcgCTCGCGCTTTTGCAAACTAGCCTCGCCGTTTACGCTGTCGGCTCGACTGGCCTATTAGTCTAAGTGGAGGCGGACGCTATCCTTATCGTGTTTTCGCGGTATGGCTCATAGGGCCGCTAAGGACTTGCAGACCCACCACGCAAAGACCGGTCCTAATAGCATTCGATTCTCTCGCTTCCCCGTCGCGAGCCGACGGTCTCACGGCACTTTCTATCTAGGCAACGTCAAGTATGACCGTCTACGCCCACTATCGTATCCTGACTGCGACGTCGTGATCGTCTGCTACGATCTCTCCGAGGGACCGAATTCCATAGAAACGGTGAAAAACAAGGTGAGATTGTTGTGAGATCGAACGAGGTTTACGTGGGGGGAAGCGCGTGTTTGCGACACGAGATTTCGGCCTATTGTGCTTGTGCAAGGGTTTACCTCAGCGATAGAGGCTGCCTTGTTGACACTGCTACGCCCACTCGGTCACCATGGGTGGCGTTCATCtctttgacgacgtttttccttGTCTAGTGGAAGCCCGAGTTGGACGAGTATTGTCCTCACGTCCCGTTCGTCGTGGTCGGCTGCAAACAAGATATCCGCTGGGAGGAATCGTTTATTGACGATAGATGTCCTGCGCAGGGCAAACAGAGGCCattgaagaaggaagaggtaTAGATAGCAATGATGCACTGGAGCAAAGCACAAAGGTCCTTTCCCTGCCCAAAACGCGCccagaaagagaaacttcttattataaaaaaaaataagGAAAGAAGTAAAAACGGAAGCGTTAGTCTGATTGAAAGGGTTCCCTTGTGCTTTGTTCATGTGCGGAAGGAAACTTCGTCTATGACGTGCTcacgttcgttttttttcctcaTTAGGCAGCCGGATTTGCCGCCGAGCTCGGCGCCTTCGCCTACATCGAATGCTCGGCCCTGTCGTCgcacaacgtcgtcgacgtgttcgttctcgccgccgaggcgtcgctcgcgaagcgaaagaagcgaaacAAGCTGAAACGAAAGCtgagtcgatcgtcgcgcgccGCCGACTCCCATTCGAAAGGGggcggagaaaagaaaaagaaacgcagGAGGCGAACGTGTTCCATAATGTAAAGAGGAAAAGATAAGTTCTTAGAGAGTAGAATATTCACAATGAATGGCGACGAGACGGATTTAATATTGgaataataaataacagTCCTTACTGTACAAGCGGTCAGGGTTCGTAGTTTTTCAGTGGTTGAACCCTAAAAGGGAGGGCAAAAATCCTACATAGACCTGCCcttgcgcgcgagcgcgaaCGGGGCTTACTCGTATGCGGCAATGCTGTCCGTGAGCCAGTGCAAGGTCGCGATGGGACGCGCTAATGCATACACAGAGAGAGAATTGAATTGGGTCGTCTTAGCGGGGCTTCTATTATTGTCCTTCGTCCATTACCTGACAAGATCGGACTGGATTGGGGATCGCACACGGTTATTACATCCTTATTTGAATCCGGACAGGCGTCGACGGGAACGAGGCGAGCGCCGGACAAATCGACCAGCTGACAAGCTTGGTCTGGACAAACCGATTGTTGTAGGTTCCAATGTAAACGAGACCAATCTACCTTTGCCTAACATTTGAAATTCTCCAGCGAGACGAATATCGCAGTCGGACAATAATCCCGGTTCCTAAACACAGACGCCTGACTCGCTTTCCCCCCCCAATGCGTAGATAAGATCCTACCCCTTTCTCTCCACTAATTCGAGCTCGGCGAGGGGCCCCAATAACTTCCCCAATATCGTCTCCTTCGACCTCGTACGGATGCTAATTCACACCATCCCCATCATCTAATAAAATATTCATTTCCGCCCTTACTTCGGGCACGGGTGCGCCCTCCTtcagcgacgcgacgaccCCTCGAGGAAAAAACAAAGTAATGAGGAAGCCCGAACAAATTGACCCTCAACCGCCTGCCCTCTTACATTCGTAACGAACTATCCACTTCCGCGCGACGAGGCCCTGCAGGTATTTGAGCGTTCGACTCGCcagacgattttcgtctgGTAAAGAGGCGTAGAATAAATAAAGCCCCCTTTGGTTCCCACAGTGTACCTGCTGCGACGATGACATGCGTTGTGTTCCTATTGAATTGGCTGGCTAGTCTGCATCCGCACGTTTTAGCCAAACGCTGGACGTTCGCCTAATAgccacgcgcgcgcgcgcgtgagAGAAGGGAACCCTACTGGCTAGCGTTGGGCAAACAGAAACAAGTCTAGCACTGTCTCCCAGACGAAAATCAAGATAAAAGTGAACGTTAGTTTAATCAGTTTACGCGGTTACCGGACAGCATTTGTTCCGGAAACTTAGGGGTCCCCAGCTTGAAACTCGCGCGCGAACACATTTagcgttaattaattccaaaaattttatgacgtcaatcggGATAACCCAGCCACACCGCACATATACATACACTTATATGTACATGGTTGGGCTAACCgcagggggggggggggggggggggggtcaATCTACGTTTTGATATCGCCCAACGCTAGAGCTACGTGCGAGCGGCTTTTACCGTCTGCGTAGTCGATAAACCGCTGACGATAAAAGACATCTTCATCGCCATTTGCGGTACAATGACGTCCGCTCCAAATGAGTTAAGATCCTTTTCGAGCGACGCTGACGTTCCGGCGGACGACAGTGGCGAttccgtgacgtcagacgGTCGAGCCAACGGCGATCCGAGTAGC
This window contains:
- the LOC136194653 gene encoding von Willebrand factor A domain-containing protein 3B-like encodes the protein MTDGRNPVRATLSSSTWLKTYGLSAQRLTLKHLLQSIGFKKRSERVTVLRKEISAKYSDDLFPLFQDRDGTLYNICCGESRLLSVRQKLLNQIRLYRERLDWISSGSRYVLGIVEEMSVGIVIDSTSSGGGEAYLKSLRNDLVHWVEEQLSALGKVNIIWCGRSGFVEWRESVSTPNLDSLSDWLMERTKSEDGSSLPDRTVITDAVLRASRDEGAQATYLVTNGEFLKSEANVFVRKMKGKKMLLHVIAYNCTNKSRLSRLRSLATKGEGRFHAHPSVCPGMGGLETAHSTSNGLADENAEIVCENVQLMFDELQKASDVLAEMTALYEDVRRDKQTEPEIEFGSTGSEFRSEESSMSSRDWLDKHSLKAKNLLFRDLVSTVSFRHCKSVVDIRRAPVHANPDSPSVSNQTVIDAKYCGRFAHVRWNDGSVRHVFLSQFAYEQHRLKVLAALDKYKTRLAWLKKGSRELFGTIVEDNVTVLLDTSSSMENHLDIVKEKFDFLVKEQLRFRSKFNVIHFGTKAEGWRPQLAEVTPQNISLALDWVNSLSASGSTNVYDALFLALRDPSTQALYLLTDGRPDQPPDFILKHFQHRCIVPIHPISFNCDDPEANQFLHKLAGLTGGRYHFYSDEQRPFELFSVTPRPYESEDVHLIREELEAAETELERLDELREECLVVEKKFSKRALHTSRSSPPRDVSVRDDSNSTAGKKLRPLSLSSKKWLKKHGLVAKGLTLLSVLQPTFIEHKPTQVDILNKSVESRVFDSLLPVRHVSEDGKEIRLVNPQAVNLSRYEERLKDAMATYEKRLNALVWKALSQDSKEDSALSKDAVSFRSNRDLLTMRLARQSDWPAKKADISLLDEEIDKALLYLKQSEALRLAQKPDESPSLTDFKSTSTKSDSSVPKAHPNKTGRFSKGRKVLARDEISGYYFRGIIVDCVDPRHVDIDFEEGFSQIVNSQHVMETGGAQPCSPLKVGECVLCEVSRPIDFSGDGNHEQAHFWLPGLVGAQPAQLQRGPQLYTVIDCTNKRVVCQRRKIRRISRKQYSFAVRYISSTGARNARSAKIDLFPSEILKATPMRPDSPTSMKSVASVAEKSEKEEEEAPSERKDVEIMSNSVELMSKIEKHGSDIERLAETLNRISLGQKRLEELIDLGERERAKSDVEVRRLVEEHGRVFVEMKTTQENRFRELGESVRQRDEKLERERERIRKGHDESKAAQTARLLEKEAPSRTIVLAEKEIQTAEQEPEPVQERGSENETVLVSSGNEGFLISQAPLAPPVEQHVSTPMYCEVLAQWPFDGWYYRGVVVFDYGDGTFIVDDGTGDMERLPYQYLITDEEDRNIIIRVNDYVVGLHPCYSLSYAPGRVCQVSPDCWTLLVEFYDGQQANLTREEVYWLSPQRYSEDFDFIRERETSWIGQTVIAKRDEDGYYYPGLVKEKVNGCRQYVIKWVDSDKRNQVQDMRHLFGVSQKVRSLETGDRILASPDGGYHYMPGWVCSVFRNEISVNFCTGKRVDCVNALSCFWISQDYFDESVQFIREREKKR
- the LOC136194663 gene encoding ras-like GTP-binding protein Rho1; this translates as MTAAPKTVKVVTVGDGACGKSSLLLRFCKDLVIQKYEPTLFENYAAEIELRPDLNLELALFDTAGNVKYDRLRPLSYPDCDVVIVCYDLSEGPNSIETVKNKWKPELDEYCPHVPFVVVGCKQDIRWEESFIDDRCPAQGKQRPLKKEEAAGFAAELGAFAYIECSALSSHNVVDVFVLAAEASLAKRKKRNKLKRKLSRSSRAADSHSKGGGEKKKKRRRRTCSIM